CCCTCGTCCTCGCGCTCCCGCACGTCGACGACGGTGAACCCCGCGTCCTCGACCGCCGCGACCAGGCGCTCCTCCGGCCACCGCCACGCCGTCGTCACCGCGTGGTCGAACGGCTCCAGGACGGCACCGGCGAAGGCGCCGACGAGCAGCCCGCCACCGGCGTCGAGCACCCGGTGGAACTCCGCGAGGGCGACCGGGACGGCATCCGGCTCGTGGTGCACGAGCGAGTACCACGAGAGCACCCCGCCCACGCTCCCGGCCGGCAGCCCGGTCGACTCGAGCGTGGCCCGGCGCACCTCCACGTCCGGAGCCGTCCGCCGCGCGATCGCGACGAACGCCGGGACCGCGTCGAGCCCGACGACCCGGTGTCCGAGCCCGGCCAGGTGTGCGGTCCAGTGCCCGGGCCCGCATCCGG
The Curtobacterium citreum genome window above contains:
- a CDS encoding class I SAM-dependent methyltransferase yields the protein MVERAASRVQRADERVQRAYAARADEYAAVLGSMEAVHVADRTHVEQWAAGCHGVVVDAGCGPGHWTAHLAGLGHRVVGLDAVPAFVAIARRTAPDVEVRRATLESTGLPAGSVGGVLSWYSLVHHEPDAVPVALAEFHRVLDAGGGLLVGAFAGAVLEPFDHAVTTAWRWPEERLVAAVEDAGFTVVDVREREDEGVRPHLAVSAVRAG